A genomic region of Nitrospirota bacterium contains the following coding sequences:
- a CDS encoding PAS domain S-box protein, translating to MKKLKYILFSMGIGAANWIANSVINALIFREGTVTSQLFAPDPHEIWMRFLFWSIILLLVHARGTIAERRKTEQAMVESEERYHTLFENAHDMIQSVGTDGRFIFVNPAWLKTMGYTQDDLKTITMFDIIHPDCREHCAAAFQRVMSGEAADNVEATFISKDRHKIEVEGNVNMRFIGGKVLATQGIFHNITERKKMESQILQAKQDWEDTFNTITDMITIHDKDFNIINANKSAEKILGLPLLNVPKSKCDEYYHGDNRPPEEYPSCQCLITKQPAAFELFEPHLNIFIEIRAIPRLDEDKNLVGLIHVVRDITERKKAEEKLTALLNAVTKAKVEWEMTFNNAMEIIILIDKNFDITRCNKRFAEFVGLPVEELLGRKCYEFFTCNPEQTGHCVGKIHSGELKEWTEVKTNTGDWFYVSHCPIVDEKGEFLHSIVIAADITALKNAQRMLTESEKELKKRVEDLEKFYAMAVGRELKMKELKKETAQLNAELSKYKQHGDAG from the coding sequence ATGAAGAAGTTGAAATATATCCTGTTCAGCATGGGAATTGGAGCAGCTAACTGGATCGCTAACTCCGTTATAAACGCCCTTATATTCCGTGAAGGCACTGTTACATCCCAACTCTTTGCCCCTGACCCTCATGAAATCTGGATGCGGTTCTTATTCTGGAGCATTATCTTATTGCTGGTTCATGCCAGGGGTACCATTGCCGAACGCCGTAAAACAGAGCAGGCTATGGTAGAAAGCGAGGAACGTTATCACACCCTGTTCGAAAATGCCCACGACATGATTCAGAGTGTTGGCACTGACGGCAGATTTATATTTGTAAATCCTGCATGGTTAAAGACTATGGGGTATACTCAGGATGACCTCAAAACAATAACCATGTTTGACATCATCCACCCTGACTGTAGGGAGCACTGCGCAGCTGCTTTTCAGAGAGTAATGTCTGGTGAGGCCGCAGACAATGTAGAAGCAACATTCATTTCAAAGGATAGGCACAAAATAGAGGTTGAGGGTAATGTAAACATGCGTTTTATAGGTGGAAAAGTACTTGCCACACAGGGGATATTTCACAACATCACAGAGCGTAAAAAGATGGAAAGCCAGATTCTTCAGGCAAAGCAGGATTGGGAAGACACCTTTAATACCATCACTGATATGATTACTATTCACGACAAGGATTTCAATATCATCAATGCAAATAAATCTGCAGAAAAAATACTCGGACTGCCTTTACTGAACGTTCCTAAGTCAAAGTGTGACGAATACTATCATGGAGACAACCGTCCTCCGGAAGAATACCCAAGCTGCCAGTGTCTCATAACAAAACAGCCTGCTGCATTCGAACTGTTTGAGCCTCATTTAAACATATTCATTGAGATAAGAGCCATTCCGAGGCTTGATGAGGATAAAAATCTTGTGGGATTAATCCATGTTGTAAGAGATATCACCGAACGCAAAAAAGCGGAAGAAAAACTTACCGCTCTTCTTAATGCCGTAACTAAAGCAAAGGTTGAATGGGAAATGACTTTTAATAATGCTATGGAGATTATAATACTCATTGACAAAAACTTTGATATTACAAGATGCAATAAAAGATTTGCAGAGTTCGTGGGATTGCCTGTTGAAGAGCTGTTAGGTCGTAAGTGTTACGAGTTCTTTACCTGCAATCCTGAACAGACAGGACATTGCGTTGGTAAAATACACAGTGGAGAGTTAAAAGAGTGGACCGAGGTAAAAACAAACACAGGAGATTGGTTTTACGTAAGCCACTGTCCGATTGTTGATGAAAAAGGCGAATTCCTGCACTCAATCGTTATAGCAGCAGATATTACAGCCTTAAAGAATGCCCAGCGGATGCTCACGGAATCAGAGAAAGAACTTAAAAAAAGAGTAGAAGATCTTGAGAAATTTTATGCTATGGCTGTCGGCAGAGAACTCAAAATGAAAGAATTAAAAAAAGAAACAGCACAATTGAATGCTGAACTTTCAAAGTACAAGCAACATGGCGATGCAGGATAA
- a CDS encoding NifU family protein: MVSKEQIEVVLEKVRAGLRSEGGDMEFVDIKDNVMYVKLTGACGTCQMSTLTMKNWVEANIKREIPEITAVQAV, encoded by the coding sequence ATGGTATCAAAGGAACAGATTGAAGTTGTTCTTGAAAAGGTAAGGGCAGGGCTCAGGTCTGAGGGCGGAGATATGGAGTTTGTGGATATAAAAGATAATGTCATGTATGTAAAGCTGACGGGCGCATGCGGAACCTGTCAGATGTCCACACTTACGATGAAGAACTGGGTGGAGGCAAATATCAAGCGCGAAATCCCTGAGATTACCGCTGTTCAGGCAGTATGA
- a CDS encoding N-acetylmuramoyl-L-alanine amidase codes for MTRRNFIFSLLSLKVFLSSFFSSKNAHASDPVDVKDIRQWSSKGYTRVAVDLSAPVEFSSKRISNPDRLYFDLKNTKISKEINTTLPVGDGILKTVRAGQFNQDTVRVVLDLEEIKDFKAFILEEPAKLIIDVYGNKPIKPHDDVLNLKTIVIDAGHGGHDPGAVGPTGLYEKDVVLDIALKLKDILSKNSNLKVFLTREKDVFIPLVERTAFANSKHADLFISIHTNASPNRNARGIETYLLNWTNDDEAIRVAARENQISLKKMKEQMNKYKKNDVDVMLSSLERDYKRDKSLNLAGYIQKSVISVLSKKYDNIHDRRIKNALFYVLMGAQMPSVLAEVSFISNPVEENLLSKDTYRDYIANAMADGVNTYAAAMPPDQKTAKSQRLVLAGK; via the coding sequence ATGACAAGGCGCAATTTTATTTTTTCCCTTCTGTCTCTTAAGGTATTTCTTTCCTCATTTTTCTCCTCTAAAAATGCCCACGCCTCTGACCCTGTTGATGTCAAAGATATAAGGCAGTGGTCGTCAAAAGGATACACAAGGGTGGCTGTTGACCTTTCTGCTCCTGTTGAGTTCTCAAGCAAACGAATCTCAAATCCTGACAGGCTTTATTTTGACCTGAAAAACACTAAAATCTCAAAAGAGATAAATACCACGCTTCCTGTCGGAGACGGCATATTAAAGACAGTAAGGGCAGGGCAGTTCAATCAAGATACTGTGAGAGTAGTGCTGGACTTGGAGGAGATAAAAGACTTTAAGGCATTTATCCTTGAAGAACCTGCAAAGCTTATTATTGATGTCTATGGCAATAAGCCAATAAAACCCCATGATGATGTTTTGAACCTAAAGACAATAGTTATTGACGCCGGGCATGGGGGACATGATCCCGGAGCAGTGGGTCCCACCGGTCTTTATGAAAAGGATGTAGTTTTGGATATTGCGTTGAAGCTAAAAGACATTCTTTCAAAAAATAGTAATTTAAAAGTTTTTCTTACAAGGGAAAAGGATGTATTTATTCCGTTAGTGGAAAGGACGGCTTTTGCAAACAGCAAACATGCAGACCTTTTTATATCAATACATACAAATGCAAGCCCGAACAGGAATGCAAGAGGCATCGAAACATATCTCCTTAACTGGACCAACGATGATGAAGCCATAAGGGTCGCGGCAAGAGAGAATCAGATATCATTAAAGAAGATGAAAGAGCAGATGAATAAATATAAAAAGAATGATGTTGATGTAATGCTTAGCAGCCTTGAAAGGGACTATAAAAGAGACAAATCATTAAACCTTGCCGGTTATATTCAAAAGTCAGTTATATCTGTCTTGAGCAAAAAATACGACAATATCCATGATCGCCGTATCAAGAACGCACTTTTTTACGTCCTAATGGGAGCGCAGATGCCTTCTGTTCTTGCGGAGGTTTCATTCATAAGCAATCCTGTTGAGGAGAATTTGCTTTCAAAAGATACTTATAGAGATTATATTGCAAATGCAATGGCTGACGGCGTTAATACCTATGCGGCTGCAATGCCCCCGGATCAGAAAACGGCAAAAAGTCAGAGATTAGTTTTGGCAGGGAAATAA
- a CDS encoding type II toxin-antitoxin system Phd/YefM family antitoxin encodes MPVIKSISSLRNRTRDIASLCHEQDEPVYLTTNGEGDLVVMSIEHYERLKARVELFEKLSDAQAQSAAGSKGFTHAQVMNKLCQRSKKSSLIRQNTKRRKT; translated from the coding sequence ATGCCAGTAATAAAGTCCATTTCAAGCCTGCGCAACCGGACGAGAGATATAGCTTCCCTGTGCCATGAACAGGACGAACCAGTTTATCTCACTACAAACGGCGAGGGCGACCTTGTTGTCATGAGCATTGAGCATTATGAAAGACTCAAGGCAAGAGTAGAACTTTTTGAAAAACTTTCTGATGCTCAAGCCCAGTCTGCCGCGGGAAGCAAGGGATTTACTCATGCTCAAGTCATGAATAAACTTTGTCAACGGTCAAAAAAATCATCCCTTATTCGGCAGAATACCAAGAGACGAAAAACTTAA
- a CDS encoding type II toxin-antitoxin system RelE/ParE family toxin, with amino-acid sequence MNFVNGQKNHPLFGRIPRDEKLKDFGYRVIIIESYLVFYIVRDKTVEIHQVIHGSRNLSDII; translated from the coding sequence ATAAACTTTGTCAACGGTCAAAAAAATCATCCCTTATTCGGCAGAATACCAAGAGACGAAAAACTTAAAGATTTCGGTTATCGTGTAATTATTATCGAGTCTTACCTTGTATTCTACATTGTGCGTGATAAGACTGTTGAGATTCATCAGGTTATTCACGGTTCACGGAATTTGAGCGATATCATATAA
- a CDS encoding radical SAM protein, translating into MGKYYKPSRYNFFIPESGCGDLLLFNGLRSSLIRMPSGIHPIAQNILSLGRLNLAAITSEIRPLFATLKEGGFMVNADLDEVSIIKKRLRRIRESGPLHLIIAPTLECNLACKYCYQFRSFGSMTEKVCNQIIGFVGQELKKGAISSLRVDWYGGEPLLSPKIISYLSGHFLKLAKRFNCEYEATIATNGTLLNDSAVKLLMENKVKSCQVTIDGPKEIHDKRRGYKNNKGSSFDRILKNMRRIIGKSDLSVRINIDMDNIPYAFSLLEIFKEEGFFGKSDTVFSPYMAMVGPINPNRHLRCMTVSTSTFYKHSLEFQKMAFKLLGRKQLKPLLDFPYPVNAACGALRKNTYAFDPRGYYFKCGLEIGEHGKECGHASNAIKMGQCKKWDEYNPLDDKQCLECRYLPFCMGYCPKTKFDGNSFYSSDGCVYWKENLEDIIRLYVDAMEEIKR; encoded by the coding sequence ATGGGAAAATACTACAAACCGTCACGTTATAACTTCTTCATTCCTGAATCTGGGTGTGGCGATCTGCTTTTGTTTAACGGCCTGCGCTCGTCTTTGATTCGGATGCCGAGTGGGATACATCCCATAGCTCAGAATATCCTTTCACTGGGCCGCCTAAATCTTGCCGCCATAACTTCTGAGATCCGACCTTTATTCGCCACGCTTAAAGAGGGAGGCTTTATGGTCAACGCCGATCTCGATGAAGTGAGTATCATAAAAAAGCGTCTCCGGAGGATCAGGGAAAGCGGACCATTACATCTCATTATTGCACCTACTCTAGAATGCAATCTTGCTTGCAAGTACTGCTATCAATTTCGGTCCTTCGGCAGCATGACCGAAAAGGTGTGCAACCAAATTATTGGGTTTGTTGGCCAAGAACTAAAAAAGGGCGCTATCTCATCCCTTAGGGTGGACTGGTATGGCGGGGAGCCCCTATTGTCGCCGAAAATTATTTCCTACCTGTCCGGCCATTTCTTGAAACTGGCAAAACGATTTAACTGCGAATATGAGGCGACAATAGCGACAAACGGGACACTTTTGAATGACAGTGCTGTTAAGCTTCTCATGGAAAATAAAGTGAAGTCATGCCAAGTAACGATTGACGGTCCAAAGGAAATACACGACAAAAGGCGTGGTTACAAAAATAACAAGGGTTCCAGCTTTGATAGGATACTAAAGAACATGAGACGGATTATCGGTAAGAGTGACCTTTCCGTTCGTATTAATATCGATATGGACAATATCCCTTATGCATTTTCGCTTCTTGAAATCTTTAAAGAAGAAGGGTTCTTCGGAAAAAGTGATACTGTTTTTTCCCCTTACATGGCTATGGTCGGTCCGATAAATCCGAACAGGCACCTTAGGTGCATGACCGTCAGTACAAGCACATTCTACAAGCATAGTCTTGAGTTTCAGAAAATGGCCTTCAAATTATTAGGCCGAAAGCAGCTCAAACCATTGCTTGATTTCCCATATCCGGTAAATGCGGCGTGCGGTGCACTGAGAAAAAATACCTATGCCTTTGACCCAAGAGGGTATTATTTTAAATGCGGATTGGAGATAGGCGAACACGGTAAGGAGTGCGGCCATGCGAGCAATGCGATAAAGATGGGGCAATGCAAAAAGTGGGATGAGTATAATCCTCTTGATGACAAGCAATGCCTGGAATGCCGTTACCTTCCATTTTGCATGGGCTACTGCCCAAAGACTAAATTCGACGGTAACAGCTTCTACAGCAGTGACGGTTGCGTTTACTGGAAAGAAAACTTGGAAGACATCATAAGATTGTACGTTGATGCCATGGAAGAAATTAAGCGGTAA
- a CDS encoding D-aminoacylase: MKKIDLLIKNGTIFDGTGAELFEADIGIARDKIAFIDKNSKFKIQNSKKFIDAKGLAVAPGFIDTHAHSEFTLLADPRAEGKLLQGITTEINGNCGLSAAPLYGEAFEHREKDLAELGIKERWSTFEEYFRILEGRGIALNFVTLAGHGNIRASVIGYKDTKPTASELKKMQALSQKAIDAGAIGLSTGLIYPPGIYSDTEELIELCKYLNGNSKFKNQNSKFIYTSHMRSEGKGLIESIKEIIRIGKEANIKVHISHIKTSGKENWHKIDEAISLINSARKRGLKVTCDRYPYTASSTDLDTILPSWTYEGGAEEELRRLKSPSVLEKIKKEILHGHPDNDYWKKVSMSSVASQKNKWMEGKTLSYISRKINKSPVDALFKILIEERLRAGAIFSSMNEDNLKRFLSLPYAMIGSDSSARSRTGLTCKGKPHPRGFGSFPRFLGRYVRDNKLMSMTSAVHKITMLPAKTFGINGRGVLKKGAFADIVVFDPERIIDRATFDKPFLKPGGIYYVIVNGLTEVAKGEITGATAGKILRSQSFR; the protein is encoded by the coding sequence GTGAAAAAAATTGATTTATTGATAAAGAACGGCACTATTTTTGACGGCACAGGCGCAGAGCTTTTTGAGGCGGATATCGGGATTGCCAGAGATAAGATAGCGTTTATAGATAAGAATTCAAAATTCAAAATTCAAAATTCAAAAAAGTTTATAGACGCTAAAGGTCTTGCAGTTGCTCCGGGCTTTATTGATACGCATGCGCATTCTGAGTTTACCCTTCTTGCAGACCCTCGCGCAGAAGGAAAACTGCTTCAGGGCATAACCACAGAGATAAACGGAAACTGCGGGCTTTCTGCGGCCCCGCTTTACGGAGAGGCATTTGAACACCGCGAAAAAGACCTCGCTGAACTCGGAATAAAAGAGCGGTGGTCAACCTTTGAGGAATATTTCAGGATTCTTGAAGGCAGGGGGATTGCTTTAAACTTTGTCACGCTTGCAGGACACGGAAATATCAGAGCATCCGTTATCGGCTATAAAGATACGAAACCAACCGCTTCTGAATTAAAGAAGATGCAGGCTCTATCGCAGAAGGCAATTGACGCCGGAGCAATAGGACTTTCAACAGGCCTGATTTATCCGCCGGGAATCTATTCTGATACTGAAGAGCTGATTGAATTATGCAAATACTTAAACGGGAATTCAAAATTCAAAAATCAAAATTCAAAATTCATTTACACCTCTCACATGAGGAGCGAAGGCAAGGGGCTTATAGAATCAATAAAGGAAATAATCCGCATCGGAAAAGAGGCAAATATCAAAGTTCACATATCGCATATTAAAACAAGCGGGAAAGAAAACTGGCATAAGATAGATGAGGCAATATCTCTGATAAACAGCGCCAGAAAAAGAGGCCTTAAAGTTACGTGCGACAGGTATCCTTACACAGCATCAAGCACAGACCTTGATACGATACTGCCGTCATGGACTTATGAAGGCGGCGCAGAAGAGGAATTAAGACGTTTAAAGAGTCCGTCAGTTCTGGAAAAGATAAAAAAAGAGATACTGCATGGGCATCCGGATAATGATTATTGGAAAAAAGTCAGCATGTCTTCTGTAGCATCACAAAAAAATAAATGGATGGAAGGCAAAACCCTGTCTTATATTTCAAGAAAAATTAATAAAAGTCCGGTTGATGCGCTCTTTAAAATTCTAATTGAGGAAAGGCTGAGGGCCGGCGCAATATTTTCATCTATGAACGAGGACAATCTTAAGAGATTCCTTTCTTTGCCTTATGCAATGATTGGCTCTGACAGTTCTGCAAGAAGCAGGACAGGATTAACCTGTAAAGGCAAGCCGCATCCAAGAGGTTTTGGAAGTTTTCCGAGATTCCTCGGCAGATACGTGAGGGATAATAAGCTAATGAGTATGACAAGCGCTGTTCATAAGATAACAATGCTTCCTGCCAAGACGTTTGGAATAAATGGGAGGGGAGTTCTGAAAAAAGGCGCATTTGCGGATATCGTTGTCTTTGATCCTGAGAGGATAATTGACAGGGCTACTTTTGATAAACCGTTTCTGAAGCCCGGAGGAATTTACTATGTGATTGTGAATGGTTTGACCGAGGTGGCGAAAGGCGAAATTACCGGCGCCACAGCGGGGAAAATCTTGAGGAGTCAGAGCTTTCGCTGA
- the trxA gene encoding thioredoxin yields the protein MGEGIVELTTSTWDKEVLQSHEVVMVDFWAVWCGPCKMIAPTVEELAKEYAGKVKVAKLNTDENPDIASRYKIMGIPTIMFFKNGERVDHVVGAVPKTQLKSKIDSLLSA from the coding sequence ATGGGTGAAGGCATAGTTGAACTCACGACTTCTACATGGGATAAAGAGGTGCTTCAGAGCCATGAAGTGGTTATGGTTGATTTCTGGGCAGTATGGTGCGGGCCTTGCAAAATGATTGCGCCCACAGTTGAAGAGCTGGCTAAGGAGTACGCCGGAAAGGTAAAAGTCGCAAAGCTGAATACAGATGAAAACCCTGATATTGCAAGCAGGTATAAAATAATGGGAATTCCGACAATCATGTTCTTTAAGAACGGCGAGAGAGTAGACCATGTTGTAGGGGCAGTGCCTAAAACACAGCTTAAATCCAAGATAGATTCTTTGCTCAGCGCTTAG
- a CDS encoding TlpA family protein disulfide reductase has protein sequence MKSIFAVIVIAFLVFSPAACKKKEAGVEAMPPSIGDIAPDFTSKDVNGNTVKLSDYKDRVILIEFWATWCAPCRELTPVLNKIYEKYKDKGFVVLALTPEENTDTVKSYAKGYGITYPVLITDMKTTRRYGVISIPASFLINREGGVAEKHLGVTRDIAQELSSGIEKLL, from the coding sequence GTGAAAAGCATTTTTGCGGTTATTGTTATTGCATTTCTGGTGTTTTCTCCGGCAGCATGCAAGAAAAAAGAAGCCGGGGTTGAGGCAATGCCTCCGTCCATAGGGGATATAGCGCCTGACTTTACATCAAAGGATGTGAATGGAAATACGGTAAAGCTCTCTGATTATAAGGACAGGGTTATTCTGATTGAATTCTGGGCTACATGGTGTGCCCCATGCAGAGAACTTACTCCTGTGCTTAATAAGATTTATGAAAAGTATAAGGATAAGGGATTTGTAGTGCTTGCGCTAACACCTGAAGAAAATACAGATACAGTAAAATCCTATGCGAAGGGATATGGGATAACATATCCCGTGCTTATTACTGATATGAAAACAACAAGACGCTATGGCGTAATCAGTATTCCTGCGAGTTTTTTGATAAACAGAGAAGGCGGGGTTGCAGAAAAGCATTTGGGCGTAACCCGGGATATTGCGCAAGAGCTTTCATCCGGGATAGAAAAACTTCTTTAA
- the ffh gene encoding signal recognition particle protein, with amino-acid sequence MFDSLTEKLESIFRKLKGRGLLKEEDVDAALKEVRLALLEADVNFKVVKDFILKVKEKAVGKEVLESLTPGQQVIKIVNEELCALLGGTNTRIQLSPNPPTVIMMVGLHGSGKTTTSAKLASFFKKEGRRPMLVAADLQRPAAIDQLITLGSQLETPVFHSRDIKDPAALCKESLNKALLEARDVLILDTAGRLHIDDSLMAELRRIRDAVLPKETIFVADAMTGQDAVNIAKNFNEQIGVDGIILTKMDGDARGGAAISIRAITGKPIKFIGSGEKIDMLEPFYPDRIASRILGMGDVLTFIEQAQKTFEQKEAAKLQEKIASESFTFDDLKEQLKKIRSMGPLENILNMIPGANKMKGLAVDDRELVKVEAVINSMTLAERRNHNLLNGSRRKRIALGSGTTAADVNKVVKQYVELKKMMKMFKGGKGFKLPKFLPF; translated from the coding sequence ATGTTTGACTCACTTACCGAAAAACTCGAATCAATATTCAGGAAACTCAAGGGCAGGGGGCTTCTTAAAGAGGAAGATGTTGACGCCGCATTAAAAGAAGTCCGTCTCGCGCTTCTTGAGGCTGATGTAAATTTCAAGGTTGTAAAAGATTTTATTCTTAAAGTTAAAGAGAAGGCAGTCGGCAAAGAAGTTCTTGAAAGTCTTACTCCCGGGCAGCAGGTCATAAAAATTGTGAATGAGGAACTCTGCGCTCTTTTGGGAGGGACTAACACCCGAATACAGCTTTCTCCAAATCCGCCTACAGTTATTATGATGGTGGGACTTCATGGTTCGGGAAAGACTACAACTTCGGCAAAACTTGCAAGTTTTTTTAAAAAAGAGGGCAGAAGGCCGATGCTTGTTGCCGCTGACCTTCAGCGTCCGGCAGCAATAGACCAGCTTATAACGCTTGGTTCCCAATTAGAAACACCTGTCTTCCACTCAAGGGATATAAAAGACCCTGCGGCGCTCTGCAAAGAATCGTTAAATAAAGCTCTGCTTGAGGCAAGGGACGTATTAATACTTGACACAGCCGGCAGGCTCCACATTGATGACAGCCTCATGGCAGAACTCAGGCGCATAAGAGATGCTGTTTTACCGAAAGAGACTATATTTGTTGCTGATGCAATGACAGGACAAGATGCCGTAAATATAGCAAAGAATTTCAATGAGCAGATTGGCGTTGATGGGATAATACTCACAAAGATGGATGGTGATGCGAGGGGCGGCGCCGCAATCTCTATAAGGGCCATAACAGGTAAGCCGATCAAGTTTATAGGAAGCGGCGAAAAGATTGATATGCTCGAGCCGTTTTATCCTGACAGGATTGCTTCAAGAATCCTCGGGATGGGCGATGTCCTCACTTTCATAGAGCAGGCGCAGAAGACATTTGAACAGAAAGAGGCTGCAAAACTTCAGGAGAAGATTGCATCCGAATCGTTCACCTTTGATGACCTGAAGGAACAGTTAAAGAAAATCCGCAGCATGGGCCCTCTTGAAAATATTCTGAATATGATACCCGGCGCTAATAAGATGAAGGGGCTTGCGGTAGATGACAGGGAACTTGTAAAGGTAGAGGCAGTGATAAACTCCATGACATTAGCTGAAAGAAGAAACCATAACCTTTTGAACGGCAGCAGGAGGAAAAGGATTGCGCTCGGCAGCGGAACCACGGCAGCCGATGTCAATAAGGTAGTTAAGCAATATGTTGAGTTGAAAAAGATGATGAAGATGTTTAAAGGGGGAAAGGGATTTAAGCTGCCTAAGTTTTTGCCTTTCTGA
- the rpsP gene encoding 30S ribosomal protein S16, giving the protein MVKIRLRRLGAHKKPFYRVVVADSRTKRDGPFIEILGTYDPLKEPSEIKINVEKARHWLQRGAQTTDVTKKLLQRAGL; this is encoded by the coding sequence TTGGTAAAAATCAGGTTAAGAAGATTAGGAGCCCATAAAAAACCCTTCTACAGGGTGGTTGTAGCTGATTCGCGGACAAAAAGAGATGGGCCTTTCATAGAAATTCTTGGAACGTATGATCCGCTCAAAGAGCCTTCTGAAATAAAGATTAATGTGGAGAAGGCAAGGCATTGGTTGCAGCGTGGAGCGCAAACTACCGATGTTACTAAAAAGCTTCTGCAAAGGGCTGGACTGTAA
- a CDS encoding KH domain-containing protein — protein MKELVERMAKALVDKPEDVVVSEVAGEKTTVFELRVAQTDLGKVIGKQGKTARAMRTILSASGTKIGKRCVLEILE, from the coding sequence ATGAAAGAATTGGTTGAGAGAATGGCTAAGGCTCTGGTTGACAAGCCGGAGGATGTTGTAGTTTCAGAGGTTGCGGGCGAGAAAACCACTGTTTTTGAACTTAGAGTTGCACAGACCGACCTCGGTAAGGTCATAGGAAAACAGGGGAAGACAGCGCGTGCAATGAGAACAATACTCAGCGCATCAGGCACTAAAATAGGCAAGCGATGCGTTCTTGAAATATTAGAGTAA